The Bacteroides fragilis NCTC 9343 genome includes the window CGTTGTCGAAACCGACTTCCACCTTCACCTCGCTGCCTGCTTCGATCCCCGTGACAGGAGCACACTCGAAGTTGCATCCCAAAAACTCCACATGGGTTTCGTCGATCAACTTGCCTTCAAAAGTATTGCACACACGCTCTTTCTTCATAATATGAATATCGAACGGCTTCACCAGCAACCCGACGAGAGCCCCGACTTCAAAATGATGATAGTCTTGTACCAGAAATTCATAGCCATTGCAGAGAACCGTCATTTCGTAATGTACGCCTTTAAAGACAGACGATTGCACCACACCGGTCAGTTGCGCCGCTTCCGAAACCGGAAAGATGTAAAGGTCTTCCGGACGGATCACTACGTCCACGGGCATGTTCTCGCCAAAACCTTCGTCTACACACTCGAATTCGGTATTACAGAAACATACCAGTTTGTCGTGGATCATCACTCCGTTCAGGATATTACTTTCTCCGATGAAATCGGCTACAAACGAATTGATAGGCTCGTTATATATATCGATCGGAGTACCAATCTGCTGGATGCGTCCCTCGCTCATGACTACAATCGTATCGCTTAGCGTCAGTGCTTCTTCCTGATCGTGAGTGACATACACAAAAGTGATCCCCAGAGATTTGTGCATCTCCTTCAACTCCATCTGCATGTCTTTACGCATTTTCAGGTCGAGAGCTGCCAAGGGCTCGTCAAGCAGCAACACTTCCGGTTCGTTGACGATGGCACGGGCAATGGCCACACGCTGCTGCTGTCCGCCGGACAGCGAATCTACATCACGATATTCGTAATCGGTCATCCCCACCATCTTCAAAGCGGCTTTTACCTTCTTCTCAATGGTCTGCTTGGGCATTTTCTTCAGTTTCAGCCCAAAAGCGATATTATCATATACATTCAGATGCGGGAACAGAGCGTATTTCTGGAATACCGTGTTTACCGGACGTTTGTGTGGAGGAGTTTGTGTGATTTCTTTCCCCGATATTTTTATCTCGCCTTCCGAAGCTGTCTGGAAGCCGGC containing:
- the potA gene encoding polyamine ABC transporter ATP-binding protein; the protein is MNMQESKSIIEVNGVSKFFGEKTALDHVTLNVKKGEFVTILGPSGCGKTTLLRLIAGFQTASEGEIKISGKEITQTPPHKRPVNTVFQKYALFPHLNVYDNIAFGLKLKKMPKQTIEKKVKAALKMVGMTDYEYRDVDSLSGGQQQRVAIARAIVNEPEVLLLDEPLAALDLKMRKDMQMELKEMHKSLGITFVYVTHDQEEALTLSDTIVVMSEGRIQQIGTPIDIYNEPINSFVADFIGESNILNGVMIHDKLVCFCNTEFECVDEGFGENMPVDVVIRPEDLYIFPVSEAAQLTGVVQSSVFKGVHYEMTVLCNGYEFLVQDYHHFEVGALVGLLVKPFDIHIMKKERVCNTFEGKLIDETHVEFLGCNFECAPVTGIEAGSEVKVEVGFDNVILQDNEEDGALTGEVKFILYKGDHYHLTVLSDWDENVFVDTNDVWDDGDRVGITIPPDGIRVIKN